The following coding sequences are from one Vicugna pacos chromosome 11, VicPac4, whole genome shotgun sequence window:
- the SMNDC1 gene encoding survival of motor neuron-related-splicing factor 30 isoform X2: MEVIELTKDLLSTQPSETLASSDSFASAQPTHSWKVGDKCMAIWSEDGQCYEAEIEEIDEENGTAAITFAGYGNAEVTPLLNLKPVEEGRKAKEDSGNKPMSKKEMIAQQREYKKKKALKKAQRIKELEQEREDQKVKWQQFNNRAYSKNKKGQVKRSIFASPESVTGKVGVGTCGIADKPMTQYQDTSKYNVRHLMPQ; the protein is encoded by the exons ATG gaaGTTATAGAACTAACCAAAGACCTTCTGTCAACTCAACCTTCTGAAACTCTTGCAAGTTCAGACAGTTTTGCTTCTGCTCAGCCCACTCATTCATGGAAAGTAGGAGACAAGTGTATGGCAATCTGGAGTGAAGATGGACA GTGTTATGAAGCGGAGATTGAGGAGATAGATGAAGAAAACGGCACCGCTGCAATCACCTTTGCTGGCTATGGCAATGCTGAAGTGACCCCACTGTTGAACCTCAAGCCtgtagaagaaggaaggaaggcaaagGAGGACAGTGGCAACAAACCCATGTCAAA AAAAGAAATGATCGCCCAGCAGCGtgaatataaaaagaagaaagctttGAAAAAAGCACAGAGAATAAAAGAACttgagcaggagagagaggacCAGAAGGTGAAATGGCAACAGTTCAACAACAGAGCctattctaaaaacaaaaaaggccag GTAAAGAGGAGTATTTTTGCTTCACCCGAGAGTGTAACTGGCAAAGTTGGAGTAGGAACTTGTGGAATTGCTGATAAACCTATGACACAGTATCAAGATACCTCTAAATACAATGTTAGGCATTTGATGCCTCAATAA
- the SMNDC1 gene encoding survival of motor neuron-related-splicing factor 30 isoform X1, which translates to MSEDLAKQLASYKAQLQQVEAALSGNGENEDLLKLKKDLQEVIELTKDLLSTQPSETLASSDSFASAQPTHSWKVGDKCMAIWSEDGQCYEAEIEEIDEENGTAAITFAGYGNAEVTPLLNLKPVEEGRKAKEDSGNKPMSKKEMIAQQREYKKKKALKKAQRIKELEQEREDQKVKWQQFNNRAYSKNKKGQVKRSIFASPESVTGKVGVGTCGIADKPMTQYQDTSKYNVRHLMPQ; encoded by the exons atgTCAGAGGATCTAGCAAAGCAGCTGGCAAGCTACAAAGCTCAACTCCAACAAGTTGAAGCTGCGTTGTCTGGAAatggagaaaatgaagatttgttaaaattaaagaaagatttACAA gaaGTTATAGAACTAACCAAAGACCTTCTGTCAACTCAACCTTCTGAAACTCTTGCAAGTTCAGACAGTTTTGCTTCTGCTCAGCCCACTCATTCATGGAAAGTAGGAGACAAGTGTATGGCAATCTGGAGTGAAGATGGACA GTGTTATGAAGCGGAGATTGAGGAGATAGATGAAGAAAACGGCACCGCTGCAATCACCTTTGCTGGCTATGGCAATGCTGAAGTGACCCCACTGTTGAACCTCAAGCCtgtagaagaaggaaggaaggcaaagGAGGACAGTGGCAACAAACCCATGTCAAA AAAAGAAATGATCGCCCAGCAGCGtgaatataaaaagaagaaagctttGAAAAAAGCACAGAGAATAAAAGAACttgagcaggagagagaggacCAGAAGGTGAAATGGCAACAGTTCAACAACAGAGCctattctaaaaacaaaaaaggccag GTAAAGAGGAGTATTTTTGCTTCACCCGAGAGTGTAACTGGCAAAGTTGGAGTAGGAACTTGTGGAATTGCTGATAAACCTATGACACAGTATCAAGATACCTCTAAATACAATGTTAGGCATTTGATGCCTCAATAA